Part of the Peromyscus leucopus breed LL Stock chromosome 6, UCI_PerLeu_2.1, whole genome shotgun sequence genome, TCTCTCGAGAGGAATGGAGGGCAAAAGCAATTGGCTGCAGCTCTAAGCTGAGCAGGCCAGTGAATGTCCTTGTCATACACCATGTTCCTGGACTAGAGTGCCACAACCAGACTGTCTGTAGTCAGAAGCTTCAGGAACTACAGGCCTATCACATCCGCAACAGCTGGTGTGATGTGGCCTACAAGTAAGTGGCTGAACCTGGATCTCCAGGCATGTGGTCAAAGCTGCTCTGCCAAGGTTCTCATAGTTCTTCCCTACCTGCTTTCCTCATCTCCTTGGCTCTAATTCTATAGGTTTTGTAAttctataggttttttttttttaagatttatttatttcttaagcatacagtattctgtctgcacatatttctgcaggccagaagagggcaccagatctcattatagatggttgtgaggcaccatgtggttcctgggaattgaactcagaacctttggaagaacaagcagtgctcttaacctctgagccatctctccagcccataattcTATAGGTTTTGTAATAAATACAGTATTCAAAATCTTCATGAAATTCTGAGCATATTCTATGAAGTTTAATGCCTCTGAGGCGCAGAAGACATAAAAACCAAGACATGAACTGCTCCTTTAAATGCTGCTGGAAACTCTTGGTTTGCCTGACACATCATAGTTTACAGAATTCTTCCTTATACCTGAGTGCTTCTGATCATCCACTAGTCTGAGTTGGGCAGAACAAGAGTCATCATTTTCTCAAGGTAGGGGAGGTTGTTTGAGTTCCTCAGTGCCACATGCAAGTATGGTCATCGATCCTAAACTAGCCTGAGCTGTCTCTGTCCAAGGTAGTCTCCATTGCATTGCAGGTATGGGCTCTTGTCTGACTGGGGCAATCATCTCACCTATGGCCCCAACAGTCAGTCTAGGAGACTTCTGTCTGACTTTGGCTAGTTGTCAGCAGTCTGGCTATGGTAATGGAATGGCTTCTGGCTTCAGGTGCCCACAGCATCTCCACTTTCCCACACAAGGCTTTCTCCAAGGCCTCTATGGTTCAGAGGAGTTAATGACCCCTGGGGGACAGGAGTTGGTGGGTAACTTCATCATCCCAGCCCTTCTGAAGGATGTCTCTAAAGCTATGTATATAACTCTTCAGAAGGACAAGGCGGGTGAGCGGCAGTCAGGGTTCAGTGCTGAGTGCCTATTCTCAAGCTAGCTCAGGGGCGTAGGCTGTTGttggatttctttcttcattgctcCATCTCTTTGACTTCTGGGATCCCTCCCCAAACACATTGACTGCCACTGTGTCCATGTCTCACATGCTGTGTTTCTGTAGGAAGTTACTTGGCAGAGAAAAAAGAAGTGAGCAGTCCGTGTGGAGGTTATGTAGGCAGTGTACCTTCTGTGGGAGGTAGGAGAGCTGTTTTTTGGGATGTATGGAGTCCATAGAGACTAACACTGTGTGGCTAGGTCATCTATATAGTTTCTGCAGATGTCTCAGATCCCCTCTTTCTTCTCAGTATTTAGGATGATTTATATACAAATTGGGTGTCTGGGCAAGGGAGGGTGTacggggtgtgggtgtgggtccTTTTCAATGTTAAAGATGAAGATACATGACTTGTTATTTCTAGAGAAATCCATGTGGATACTTTTTAGTGAACCTGTTCTGTGCTCCTCTCCCTTCTGAGTTTGGGGAGGTAGTTCTGCCTCTCAGGAATGTGTGTCAGTCAGTGCCAGCCAGTAATTTGTGTTTCTCCTGCCCATAGTTTCCTGGTTGGGGATGATGGCAGAGTATATGAAGGTGTTGGCTGGAATGTCCAAGGCTCACACGATCAAGGCTACAACAACATCTCCTTAGGCATTGCCTTCTTTGGCGCCCAGGAAGGTAATGGCACCTCAGCTGACTGTCCTTCAAGGAGATCTCTGATGCCTTCTCTTGAAGCTCTGTTCCCCTCTCAGGCATCTCTTCAAAGCCAGTTTCTTGTGGCGTTTTCTTGGTTTCCAGAACACACAACGCAAtgcccttcttccttctgctctgGCTTTCTTCTCTGACTCTGCCACATTTCTTCCTCAGACTCCCAGGCTTCTCTAGGTgaacctccccctccctcttctccccaagcTTCTGTCTGCCAGGTCCTTGCTCTGCTCTTCTTCAggctttgccccccccccattagtGACTATCACACCTTCTCTCCAGGACTGACAGGTCTGTGGCTGTCGGCCAGGTGTCCCCTCTGTCTATCTCTTACTGCTAAATTTTCTATTCAGCCTCTGGAGTAGGtatttttctcactgctgtgaccaatACTAGTAAGAATTTATTCCAGcacacagtttgaggggataatTCATTGCAATGGGGGAGACATCATATGAGGGGCATGAAGTGGCTGTTAGGAACAGGAGGATGGCGTTGGTGTTCACCCCATTCTCTCCTGTGTTCAGCCCAGAATTCCATCCCATGGAATGGTACTGTCTGAATTTAGAGTGGGTCATTCTACTTCAGTGAGCCCATTCAGGAAATATGTCCATAGGTTCGTCTCCTAGATCTgctcaagttgacagttaattcCATTaattgttttcatacaatatattttgactatgtttccccctcctccaactcctccaagacatctctacctccctacccatccaacttcatgttctccctctctctcttaaaaaaagaaaaaagtctaagcaaaacaaaatggaacaaaaatcTCAAAGCAGGGTGGGACCCatggaatttgttttgtgttgggctACTCCTGGAAGGTCACAGCCTCTGacattcttccattttcttccaaGTCTGTTGATTCCAGTTCCCTGCATCCCACATCCTAACACACGGTCGGGAAGGACCATGCCTGTAGAGTCTGTGAGCTGATTTCTGTTAATGTATTTTGTATAGCTAGTTTCTCATTTCCTACTCAATACCCCTTGGGACAGTCCAGGTAGACTCCATCATTCCCATTACTACAGTATACAGCCCAAGTTTCAGAGAAGCCAAGAACCCAAAGACACACTGAGGGGAGGAGTCAGAACACGAGCCTGAATTTTCCATTTGCAACAGGAGGGTGATTCCTGCTGAGTAGGGCCCTGAATGCCTGTTTAATTCACAGATTTATTGGTTGGTTTGGGATCTGAAGCATGTACTTTTTAGATTCCGAATTCTTCTTCATGAACAAGCGGGTCACCACTAGCGTTTGATTCAGGGTTTCGTGCTGTGAAAGATGAGGGTGTGAGCAGGTGGAACTTATTGGGCAGAACCACCCTAAAGTTCTCTTGTGGATTCAGTGTGGATATGTGAAGTCAGCACATCATGGGAGGGCTTCAACCTGAGGCCCTCAGAGCCCTGTTTTCACTGCTCGGCCCTCTGACTTGAGGCATGAACCTGTCCCCATTGTTTTCTCTAGCAGCTGTGTAGGTTTGTGGGGGGCACctcagcctcttcccactgttccCCGACACTAGGCTGGACAGGGACTCCCTATAAATCACTCTCTTCCAGGCCACAGTCCCAGCCCTGCCGCTTTGTCAGCTATGAAGGGCCTGATTTCCTACGCTGTGAAGAAGGGCCACTTGTCACCCACGCACATCCAGCCCCTTCTTGTGGAAAGTGAAAACTGCCTGGTCCCTCCACGGAAGGGGAGACAGAAGAAAGGTGAGGCCTTCTCCCTTTCAGGTCCTTCCAGTCCTACATACTAGCATGGCAGCACTCCCGAATGTGACCTCATCAGGCTTTTCTCACGTCCTTCCCAGTAGCCATGTGGTCACCAGCCTTCTGAAATGCGGGTGCTGGCCAACCTTGAGCTCTCCAGGCCACCTCTTTCCCCATTAGCCGCAGTGACAGTGCCACAGCAGTATGAGTGGTGCCATGTGAACAGTCTGTCTGCAGTCATGTCACACTTGCTTCCTCAGCAAAAACTAGATCTAAGGAACAAGGTACAAGAACCCTTGAGTCATAGAGCTTCTGtgcagagggggagagaaagatcATGAGCAAATCAACAGACACAACACTGGGATGAGCTggagggtggtggcacacgcttttaatcccagaactcaggaggcagaggcagatctctgagtttgaggccagcctggtctacagagtgagttccaggacaaccagggctatagagagaaaccctgtcttgaaaaaccaaacaacaacaaccccaccCCCCTAACTCAGTATGTCATATGGTGGAAATCGTTAGAGAAGAAAATGCACATAGAAAAAGACAGGGTACACTTATGCACAGTTTTTAGTCCCATGTTCATATACAAGCACACATTTATAAATGCAGGAAGTAACACAAACTTGATGTTGTCACACCGACTTTAAAGGaggaatttaaaaacaattcagaCAACAAGTTTGATGCTGTTTTGTGTTAACAAGCCACGTATCAAAACCAatgagtttttatatttatttattttattgttttatacgtatgagtgttttgcatgcacatatatatgtgtaccatatgtgagcctggtgcccatagaagacagatgaggtcatcagatccccctggaactggaattacaggtgattgtgagtcatcatgtgagtgctggaaattgaacccagtcctctgcaagagcaacaagtacccttaaccacagagccaatGGAATCAGTTTGGCTTCTGCCTCGAGACTGCTGCCATCTGTCCATATTGAGGATTGCTTTATATAGGCAGAATCTTATGGGTTTTAAGTGTCTGTCCAATGGACTTCCAGAATAAAGCTTCTGTGTTTGCTGCTTGAATTGGTACACTCTAGAGTACCACAGGTGGGATTGGGAGGGGCTTTGAGTGGTTGGGAAATCTCAACATGCTGAGGATCAGAGCAGCCTTCAGTAGTCATGTGGTGGGCGCAGTGTGTGTAACAAATCCTTTatgttttgtcatttgtttttgttgtttcaccCTACAACAGCTTGCCCCCACATTGTTCCACGGTCTGCTTGGGGTGCAAGAGAGTCCCACTGCCCCAAGATGACTCTCCCTGCAAAGTATGTCATCATCCTTCACACTGCTGGGAGAACCTGCAGTCAGTACGATGAGTGCCGCCTGCTTGTCCGAGATCTCCAGTCCTGGTTCATGGACAGGCTAAACGCAAGTGACATTGGGTATAAGTAAGTGATCCCAGGGATAGGGACTGTTTTCCTTTGGTTAGAGAATCTGAATCTTTCAACAGGAGGGGAAAAGGAGTTAATGTTGATGGATATTCCCTATATGAAAGACCTATGGATACTTAGGTTGGCTTTTGACCCAATCCAGGGTGCTCTTATTTAGGGGACAGATAAGGGACAGTCACAGCCCCAAGCATGTTCTCAAAATATGTGTCTATTAAGGGCAGCATACGGATATTATGGTGCTTGGCTTGCTCCTTCTGGTGTTATTTTGGCAGTCCTTCACATTTAAGACTCCAAACACTCAGAAGGAGAGTCTTTCCTACATGGAGAGTCTGGATGACATCCATTAATTTCAGTGCCAAGGTCTGCAATTTTATAATAAGAATGTGTTATCTAGGGGGCAGACGTTTTTTCCTCCCCCTACATTtcttcccccatcctctccctgtgtctgtctgtctttctcctcacacccacacctttctttttctcctcctcccctgttcccttcctcccccttccctcccttccttctta contains:
- the LOC114707960 gene encoding peptidoglycan recognition protein 4-like; this encodes MLPWPLVVSALILPVWGVFSWEKTQAKQMSEGLQQLLGSISQFLEKGKLGRDDVLGMVSREEWRAKAIGCSSKLSRPVNVLVIHHVPGLECHNQTVCSQKLQELQAYHIRNSWCDVAYNFLVGDDGRVYEGVGWNVQGSHDQGYNNISLGIAFFGAQEGHSPSPAALSAMKGLISYAVKKGHLSPTHIQPLLVESENCLVPPRKGRQKKACPHIVPRSAWGARESHCPKMTLPAKYVIILHTAGRTCSQYDECRLLVRDLQSWFMDRLNASDIGYNFLVGQDGGVYEGVGWNHQGSRTDGYNDIALSITFMGVFTGSSPNAAALEAAQDLIQCAVDKEYLAPNYLLMGHSDVSNTLSPGQALYNIIRTWPHFKH